A region of the Longimicrobium sp. genome:
GTGGTGGACACGCACGTGAAGCGCAACGCCGCGCGGCTGGGGCTCACGCGCGAGGAAGACCCGGAGAAGGTCGAGGCGGACCTGATCCCCCTGCTGCCCGTGGAGCGGCGGGTGATCTTCACCCACCTGCTGATCGACCACGGCCGAGCCGTCTGCACCGCCCGCAAGGCCTTCTGCGAGCGCTGCGTGGTCGCCGAGCTCTGCCCCACCGCGCCCGCCGCCTTCCGCCAGGCGCCGGCGTCCAACGAGGCGGCCGTGCCCGCCTGAACCTCCCCTGGAAGCAGGAGTCACGTGGATTCAACGGTCAGCGGAGAAGTTCTCCGTTGACTCCGCTGACTCGATGTGATAATGACTTTCTTTTTTTGGATACAACAAACTGGCATGCGCCCCTCTGAGCGCACATATTACGACACTGCAATCAAATACTCACCTGTTCGACGGAGGCGCACCATGCGGAAGCTGAGGCTGGATCCCGAGGAGCTGCGGGTCGAGACGTTCGTGCCCAGCGGCGGGCGCGACGGTCAGGGCACCGTGTACGGCCACTACTCGTACCCGAACGGGTGCTTTCCCCCGTCCGACAGCGATCCGGCGCTGGAGAGCTGCGGCTACAACACCTGCGCGGGGATCACCTGCCAGCAAAGCTGCAACGGCTACACCTGCGGGTGCGATCCCGTCGGCTCGGCGCAGTGCGACTCCATCGGCTACACCTACTGCATCAAGGACATGTCGTGCATGGCGCAGTGCCTGCCACCGCGGTAGCCACCGCCCCCCCGTTTCGAGCGCCGCGGCCCCAACGGGCTGCGGCGCGTTTTCGTGTCACATCCGCAAACGTTTAGCGACACGTTGCGCAAATCGCGGGGTCTTGATTATCATCGTGCGCCGCCACGCCGCGCCTCCACGCGCCGCAGGTCTCCGGCGGCTTCCGATCCCCCCATCTGGAGAAACCCGGCGATGCAGAAGATCCGCCTGGACCTGGACGCGCTCGTGGCCGAATCGTTCGCGCTCGCCGCCCCGCATGCGGATGGCGAGGGAATGATGGAGGCATACGGCGCCGGGCAGACCCGGAACTGTGCCACGCCCCTGTGCACCGCGGGCACCTCGTGCCTCTGACGCTCTGAGCTTCCAGGGAGCCGGTATCCTCCGGCTCCCTTTCGCGTCCGCGGCCATCCCCTTTCGGCCGCGGGCCGGGCACTCCGCCCGGCAACCGCTCCGTCCGGAGCGCCCTATCCACCCATCCCCCACATCTCCAGGAGCAGTTCCGATGCTGAACCCCGAAGACCTGACCGTAGAGTCGTTCGCCACCAGCGAGGCCACCATGAGCATCGGCACCGGCGGCGGCTTCTGCTGCACCGGCTGCGACAGCGGCTGCGGCATCAACCCCACCGGCGGCGGGTGCGAGAGCGCCAGCGGCCAGATCTACTGCGTGGACAACAACACCATCGCCGCGGCCTGATCCGGCGTGCCGGGGAGAGGGTGCGCGCATCGGCGCCGCGCCCTCTCCCGCCTCTCCGGCGGCCCCTGCCGCGGGCGCATCCGCCGCGGCCGCCGGCCTCCTCCCGGACGTCCTGTCCGGCGGCGGCTCCACTCCGGAGCGCCGGTCTCCTCCTCTCCATCCCGGAGGCACTCCCATGATGAACCCCGACGATCTGAGGGTCGAGTCTTTCTCCACCACCGGCGACGCGGCCAGCATCAGCCAGCCGATCGGCGGCTGCTGCACCGGCTGCGTGAGCGGCTGCGGCTACAATCCCACCGGCGGCGGCTGCGAGAGCGCCAGCGGGCAGATCTACTGCCAGGCCGATCCGGTCCTCGCCTGATCGATCCCGGCGCAAGACGTGGAGCGGGGCGGCCGCGGTGCCGCCCCGCTTTTTTCATCCCCATTCCGAATCGCCCCTGGATCTCACGCGAAGACGCGGAGACGCAGAGAACTCACCGCATGGGCCGAGCTCTCCGTGTCTCCGCGTCTCCGCGTGAGTCCATCCGTTGCTTTGCGGGGCGGGATGCGGGGTTTCGCCCGATCCCTTATGATTCCCGCTTCCAGTTGACGGCGCCCGGCGCGCGACCCGCGCCGGGCGCGCTGCCTAGAATCGCCCGACCGTACCCGCGCGGACCATGCTCAAACCGACCATCAGGGACTTCCTTTCCGGCGCCGTGGAGCCGGGCGCCGCCGTGACCGTGCAGGGATGGGTGCGCACCCGCCGCGACTCCAAGGCCGGCATCTCGTTCATCAACGTGAGCGACGGCTCCGTCTTCGCCACCATCCAGGTGGTCGCGGGGAAGGAGCTGCCGAACTACGAGAGCGACGTCCTGCGCCTGACCGCGGGGTGCTCGGTGGTGGTGCGCGGCGAGCTGGTGGCCACGCCCGGGCGCCCGCAGCCGGTGGAGGTGCGCGCGGCGGAGATCGAGGTGCTGGGGTGGGTGGACGACCCGGAGACGTACCCCATCCAGCCCAAGCAGCACTCGATGGAGTTCCTGCGCACGGTGGCGCACCTGCGCCCGCGCACGAACACCTTCGGCGCGGTCGCCCGGGTGCGGCACACGATGGCGATGGCCATCCACCGCTTCTACGACCGCAACGGCTTCTTCTGGGTGCACACGCCCATCATCACCACCAGCGACGCCGAGGGCGCGGGGGAGATGTTCCGCGTGAGCACGCTGGACCTGATGAACCTGCCGCGCGCCCCGGGCGGGGAAGTGGACTTCGCGCAGGACTTCTTCGGGCGCCCGGCCTCGCTCACCGTGAGCGGGCAGCTGAACGTGGAGGCCTACGCGCAGGCGCTGGGGCGGGTGTACACCTTCGGGCCCACCTTCCGCGCGGAGAACAGCAACACCAGCCGGCACCTGGCCGAGTTCTGGATGATCGAGCCGGAGCTGGCCTTCGCCGACCTGAACGACGACGCCGACCTGGCCGAGGATTTCCTCAAGGCCATCTTCACCGACCTGCTGAACGAGCGGGCCGACGACATGGCGTTCTTCGCCGAGCGCGTGGACCCCGAGTGCGTGAAGCGCGTCGAGGCGTTCCTGGAAAGCAGCTTCGAGCGGATGGACTACACCGAGGCCGTGCGCCGCCTGGAGGCCAGCGGCCAGAAGTTCGAGTTCCCGGTGCAGTGGGGGATGGACCTGCAGAGCGAGCACGAGCGCTACCTCACCGAGAAGCTGGTCGGCCGCCCCGTGGTGGTGATGAACTATCCGCGCGAGATCAAGTCGTTCTACATGCGGCTGAACGACGACGGCAGGACGGTGGCGGCCATGGACGTGCTGGCCCCCGGCATCGGCGAGATCATCGGCGGGTCGCAGCGCGAGGAGCGGCTGGACGTGCTGGACCGGCGCATGGCCGAGATGGGGCTGGACACGGCGAGCTACGGCTGGTACCGCGACCTGCGCCGCTACGGCACGGTGCCGCACGCCGGCTTCGGGCTGGGCTTCGAGCGGGCGATCCAGTACGCCACCGGCATCGCCAACATCCGCGACGTCATCCCCTACCCGCGCACGCCGGGGAGCGCGGAGTTCTGAGCGGCCCTGTCTCAAGCGGAGACGCGGAGGACGCGAAGAATTGCTTCGCGTCCTCCGCTTTTTTGCATCTCCCAATCCTCCACAACAGCCTTCACATAGAGGCTCCGTCATCCCGAGAACAGACGGCGATTGCGCTCGTCACTGGTCTGCTACGAGGCACGCCGTGCGATGGAAGTCGAAGGTTTGCAGGCCTTGATGGAATCGCGGGAGGGAGTTAAGGTCAGAGGCATACCGCACATTTAAGCTCACAAAGGGATGCACGCGCATGCGCAACGCGCTATCCGTCTCGCCCTCTCGTCCCGCCGCCACGATGGCGACGCCGGGAGCGTGCACCTGTCGTTGTCGTGCGCGAGGGCGGTGAATCATCCGCGGACCGTTCGCCTTTCGGGGCGGACGGTCCGTTCGCGTTCTCTACCCCGCCGCGAGCGCGTGAGCCGAAGCGGGCCAACCCTGACCGGAGAAACTTCGGTGAACATCGGGTGCTTCTGCACCGAGTACGTGTCGTGCTTCGACTGTACCGTCTGAACGGGCGGCAAACCCCGGACGAGGGAGGAAACGATGAAGAAGTTCAGGCTGGCGGTAGAGGAGCTGTGCGTGGAGTCGTTCGGCACCGCCGCGGCGGACCCGGCGCGGGGCACCGTGCGCGCCGCCGAGGCCACGCCCGCCACCGGCTGCGCCCTGTGCGGCACCGCGGCGGTGGGCGGAAGCTGCTTCAACGGGTGCACCATCGACAACTGCGAGATCGGCTGAAGCGCGGCGGAAGTGCCGCGGTGGCCGGGCCGCGGGGGCGGTCCGGGATGAACCATCATCAGGGAGATGGGAACGATGAAGAAGCTGAGCCTGAAGGTCGACGACATCACGGTGAGCTCGTTCACCACCGACGAGTACGACGACGTGCGCGGCACGGTGGAGGGGAACGCCATCACCGTTCCCCCGCGCTGCTCCGGCACGGTGAAGTTCGACGGCGGCGACGACGACTGCACCAGCGGGTGCGTGTGCTGCCGCTTCCGCCCGGCGCCCAAGCCGCAGTGAACTGAAGTGCGGGAGTGCGGAAGTGCGGGAGTGCGCTGGCTCCAGGTGAGCCACGGCACTCCCGCGTTCCCGCATCTCCCATGATCCAGCCAGAGCCGGAAGAACGCGCGGAACCCACGCACTCCCGCATTTCCGCACTCCCGCACTTTTGTCCTCCGTGCATGGTCCAAAGCTTGCGCCTGCGGCCCCGCATGGAACCTCCCATTCAGAACGAGAGGCGCCGCGGCACGGACCGCAGGCGCACCGGCGGCCTCGGCGGGCCCGGACGCTTCGGCGTGGGCCCGCTGCTCATCGGCTTCCTGGCGCTGATCGCGCTGACCATGCTGTGGGGCGGCGCGCAGAACAGCGGCCGCATCGCCTACAGCGAGCTGAAGAACCGCATCGCCGCCGGGCAGGTGGAGAAGGTGGAGATCACCCCCACCACCATCGTGGCCACGCCCAGGCCGGCGATCGCCGACAGCGCCAGGGTGCGCCAGTGGTCGGCCGCACTCCCCGCCTCGTTCGAGGACCGCGAGCTGCTGCCGCTGCTGGAGCGCATGCACGTGCCCTACCAGGGCGCCGAGGAAAGCAAGCTGTGGGGCCTGCTGGTCTGGCTCCTTCCGGTGGCCATGATCGTGGTGTTCTGGAGCTTCATGATGAGGCGGATGAACCCCACGCAGGGCGTGCTGACGGTCGGCAAGAGCAAGGCGCGCATCGTGGGCGAGGAGGGCACCGGCGTCACCTTCCAGGACGTGGCCGGCGTGGACGAGGCGCGGCAGGAGACGCAGGAGATCGTGGAGTTCCTCCGCTCGCCGGAAAAGTTCGCCAAGCTGGGCGCCAAGATCCCCAAGGGCGTGCTTCTCGTCGGCCCTCCGGGAACGGGGAAGACGCTGCTGGCGCGCGCGGTGGCCGGCGAGGCGGGCGTCACCTTCTTCCAGCTCTCGGGCGCCGAGTTCGTGGAGATGTTCGTGGGCGTGGGCGCCGCCCGCGTGCGCGACCTGTTCGCGCAGGCCAAGGCGCAGGCGCCGTGCATCATCTTCATCGACGAGCTGGACGCGCTGGGGAAGGCGCGCACCCCCGGCGGCGTGCTGGGCGGCAACGACGAGCGCGAGCAGACGCTGAACCAGCTGCTGGTGGAGATGGACGGCTTCGACCCGCGCATGGCCGTCATCATCATGGCCGCCACCAACCGCCCCGAAATCCTGGACCCCGCGCTGCTGCGCCCCGGCCGCTTCGACCGGCAGATCCTGGTGGACCGGCCGGACGTGAAGGGGCGCCTCGACATCCTGCGCATCCACTCGCGCGGCGTGTCGCTGGGGCAGGACGTGGACCTGGAGCGCATCGCCCGGCGCACCCCCGGCTTCGTGGGCGCCGACCTGGCCAACCTGCTGAACGAGGCCGCGCTCCTGGCCGCCCGGCGCGACAAGTCGGAGGTCAGCATGCTCGAGATCGACGACGCGGTGGACCGCATCGTGGCCGGGCTGGAGAAGAAGAACCGGCTGATCAACGACAAGGAGCGCACCATCGTGGCCTATCACGAGGCCGGCCACGCCATCGTGGCCGAGCGCGTGCCCACAGCCGACCCGGTGCACAAGATCAGCATCATCCCCCGCGGCGTGGCGGCGCTGGGCTACACGCAGCAGCTGCCGACCGAGGACCGCTACCTCCTGCAGAAGCAGGAATTGATGGACCGCATCGCCGTGCTGCTGGGCGGGCGCGTGGCCGAGGAGATCGTGTTCAACGAGATCTCCACCGGCGCGGGGAACGACCTGGAGCGCGTGACCGAGCTGGCGCGCAGCATGGTGATGGAGTACGGGATGAGCCGCGAGCTGGGCCCGGTGAACCTTTCCGGCCCGCGCCGGATGCAGTTCCTGCAGGCCGACGGCGACCACGGCGGCGGCCGCCAGTACAGCGAGGAGACCGCGCGCCAGATCGACAGCGAGATCCGCGGGCTGATCGACGGCACCTACGAGCGCGTGCGCCGCATCCTGACCGACGACCGCGGCGTGCTGGAGGTGCTGGCCCAGCGGCTGCTGGAGAAGGAAGTGGTCGACGAGGCCGAGCTGCGCGAGATCATGAACCTGCCGCCGCGCACCCGCGAGCCCAGCGAGGACCGCATCGTCACCCCGCCCCCCGCCTCGCCCATCGGCGAGGCCGGCCAGGCGCGTGCCGCGAGCTCGGCGGCGGACGACGCGGCGGCGGACTGAGGTGGGGGAAAAGAAGTCCTGAGTCCCAAGTCCCAGGTCCCAAGTGGAACTG
Encoded here:
- the asnS gene encoding asparagine--tRNA ligase — its product is MLKPTIRDFLSGAVEPGAAVTVQGWVRTRRDSKAGISFINVSDGSVFATIQVVAGKELPNYESDVLRLTAGCSVVVRGELVATPGRPQPVEVRAAEIEVLGWVDDPETYPIQPKQHSMEFLRTVAHLRPRTNTFGAVARVRHTMAMAIHRFYDRNGFFWVHTPIITTSDAEGAGEMFRVSTLDLMNLPRAPGGEVDFAQDFFGRPASLTVSGQLNVEAYAQALGRVYTFGPTFRAENSNTSRHLAEFWMIEPELAFADLNDDADLAEDFLKAIFTDLLNERADDMAFFAERVDPECVKRVEAFLESSFERMDYTEAVRRLEASGQKFEFPVQWGMDLQSEHERYLTEKLVGRPVVVMNYPREIKSFYMRLNDDGRTVAAMDVLAPGIGEIIGGSQREERLDVLDRRMAEMGLDTASYGWYRDLRRYGTVPHAGFGLGFERAIQYATGIANIRDVIPYPRTPGSAEF
- the ftsH gene encoding ATP-dependent zinc metalloprotease FtsH, which encodes MEPPIQNERRRGTDRRRTGGLGGPGRFGVGPLLIGFLALIALTMLWGGAQNSGRIAYSELKNRIAAGQVEKVEITPTTIVATPRPAIADSARVRQWSAALPASFEDRELLPLLERMHVPYQGAEESKLWGLLVWLLPVAMIVVFWSFMMRRMNPTQGVLTVGKSKARIVGEEGTGVTFQDVAGVDEARQETQEIVEFLRSPEKFAKLGAKIPKGVLLVGPPGTGKTLLARAVAGEAGVTFFQLSGAEFVEMFVGVGAARVRDLFAQAKAQAPCIIFIDELDALGKARTPGGVLGGNDEREQTLNQLLVEMDGFDPRMAVIIMAATNRPEILDPALLRPGRFDRQILVDRPDVKGRLDILRIHSRGVSLGQDVDLERIARRTPGFVGADLANLLNEAALLAARRDKSEVSMLEIDDAVDRIVAGLEKKNRLINDKERTIVAYHEAGHAIVAERVPTADPVHKISIIPRGVAALGYTQQLPTEDRYLLQKQELMDRIAVLLGGRVAEEIVFNEISTGAGNDLERVTELARSMVMEYGMSRELGPVNLSGPRRMQFLQADGDHGGGRQYSEETARQIDSEIRGLIDGTYERVRRILTDDRGVLEVLAQRLLEKEVVDEAELREIMNLPPRTREPSEDRIVTPPPASPIGEAGQARAASSAADDAAAD